The Xenopus tropicalis strain Nigerian chromosome 2, UCB_Xtro_10.0, whole genome shotgun sequence genome window below encodes:
- the LOC100489735 gene encoding matrix metalloproteinase-18 encodes MESWVLFLLCIACCTAFPAWIQTDTDKNNEAFAKEYLGKFYKSKDDGKMSRSGFLEKIRRMQDVLGLEVTARMDEKTIEAMKQPRCGVPNIGRFSAFPRNPVWKKKDLTYRILNYTSHMTRDEVDRAIEKAFKVWSDVVPLTFTRIYDRVSDIEMSFASGDHKDAFPFDGPSGILAHTFAPGDNTGGDVHFDADETWTSGSAGTNLFLVAAHELGHSLGLDHSNDPNALMYPTYHYTNPNTFQLSEDDIKGIHSLYGPKEKPVTPTKAQTHCPEHISFDAVTTVRGDIIFFENRSFWRKTAGKSEIEQHEISSFWPSLPADIDAAYENQKKDQVLLFKGTKYWVLRGYTVQEGFPKNIYELGFPLTVTQIDAAVHDDETGRTYFFINDRYWSYNEETSQMDKESPQRISKGFPGVGNKVEAAFRSNGMLYLFSGNQQYEFSTTNRKVTRLLKYTSWLNC; translated from the exons ATGGAGTCCTGGGTTCTGTTCCTGCTGTGTATAGCATGTTGCACGGCATTCCCAGCCTggatacagacagacacagataAGAATAATGAGGCATTTGCTAAG GAGTACTTGGGAAAATTCTACAAATCTAAGGACGATGGAAAAATGAGCAGAAGTGGGTTTTTGGAGAAAATCCGTCGGATGCAGGATGTTTTGGGACTGGAGGTCACTGCAAGAATGGATGAAAAAACCATAGAAGCAATGAAACAACCTCGGTGCGGGGTTCCTAATATTGGCCGTTTTAGTGCCTTCCCAAGAAATCCTGTGTGGAAGAAAAAGGACCTGACGtacag AATTCTGAACTATACTTCACATATGACCAGGGATGAGGTGGACCGGGCCATTGAGAAGGCTTTCAAGGTCTGGAGTGATGTCGTCCCTCTCACCTTTACCAGAATCTATGACAGAGTCTCTGATATTGAGATGTCGTTTGCATCTGGAG ATCACAAAGATGCTTTCCCATTTGATGGCCCATCTGGCATTCTGGCCCATACATTTGCTCCTGGAGATAATACTGGGGGGGACGTACATTTTGATGCGGATGAAACATGGACAAGTGGATCAGCCG GTACTAACTTGTTCCTTGTGGCTGCTCATGAACTTGGCCATTCCCTTGGGCTCGACCATTCTAATGACCCTAATGCCCTTATGTACCCAACCTACCATTATACCAATCCCAATACATTCCAGCTTTCTGAGGATGATATCAAGGGAATCCACTCACTGTATG GACCAAAGGAAAAGCCGGTTACACCAACAAAAGCCCAAACCCACTGCCCAGAGCACATTTCTTTTGATGCGGTGACAACCGTACGGGGGGACATTATCTTCTTTGAAAACAG ATCCTTTTGGCGCAAGACAGCCGGTAAATCAGAAATCGAGCAACATGAGATCAGTTCCTTCTGGCCTTCCCTTCCAGCTGACATCGACGCAGCCTATGAAAATCAGAAAAAGGATCAGGTTCTTCTCTTTAAAG GAACAAAATACTGGGTTCTACGAGGCTATACAGTTCAAGAGGGATTCCCTAAGAACATCTACGAACTTGGGTTTCCCTTGACTGTAACGCAAATTGATGCAGCCGTCCATGATGATGAAACAGGGAGAACCTACTTCTTTATTAATGATCGGTATTGGAG TTATAATGAAGAAACATCACAGATGGATAAAGAATCTCCTCAGAGAATCAGTAAAGGTTTCCCAGGTGTTGGAAACAAGGTGGAGGCAGCATTTCGATCAAATG GAATGCTCTATTTGTTCAGTGGGAACCAGCAGTATGAATTCAGCACGACAAACAGGAAAGTCACTCGCCTGCTAAAGTACACCAGTTGGCTGAACTGCTAA